In a single window of the Pocillopora verrucosa isolate sample1 chromosome 4, ASM3666991v2, whole genome shotgun sequence genome:
- the LOC131776832 gene encoding neurexin-4-like, with product MNSSHYFKRGARTFPIILGILLGIRLTSVFACIGDECRIIIFEESLPNKAINGHVIRSQEVANDGDCRMMCYMEPNCVSVNLRPLHGGKYKCELNNATVDESKLTFIEEMGAYYLAIENPCSSSPCLNNGTCQVGFTSKGFRCVCEPGYAGANCNVLSKSCSDLKRLDPKAKSGISLIDPDGDGALPPYHVTCDMSDKEGVGATVIGHDSEDRTLVDGCEDPGCYSRDIHYTGATFSQLASLTTVSLFCEQFIKYECQGSLFHDWQNQTRNWWVSRDSIDMAYWGGAAPDSDKCACGMKGTCAKRSDRCNCDKNDHKWREDSGLLNEKAHLPVKQLRFGDVSVHNGFDEVGYHTLGKFKCYGLA from the exons ATGAATTCCTCGCATTATTTCAAGAGGGGAGCCAGAACTTTCCCTATTATCCTTGGTATTTTGCTCGGAATCAGATTAACATCGGTTTTTGCTTGTATTG GTGACGAATGCCGCATTATCATCTTTGAGGAATCGTTACCAAATAAGGCAATCAACGGTCACGTTATCAGGAGCCAAGAGGTAGCTAATGATGGGGACTGCCGGAtgatgtgttatatggagcctaattgtgtcTCCGTGAATTTAAGACCCTTACACGgaggaaaatacaaatgtgaGCTGAATAACGCCACAGTTGATGAAAGTAAACTGACCTTCATTGAGGAAATGGGTGCTTACTACCTGGCTATCGAG AATCCATGTAGTAGCAGTCCTTGTTTGAATAACGGAACTTGTCAAGTTGGTTTCACCAGCAAAGGGTTTCGATGTGTTTGTGAACCCGGATATGCTGGAGCAAACTGCAATG TGTTGTCAAAATCTTGCAGTGACTTAAAGAGGCTCGATCCCAAGGCGAAAAGTGGAATCTCTTTGATTGATCCAGATGGTGATGGAGCATTACCACCTTACCACGTCACCTGTGACATGAGTGATAAGGAAGGAGTTGGTGCGACAGTCATAGGTCACGACAGCGAAGATAGGACACTGGTGGACGGATGTGAGGATCCGGGCTGTTACTCACGTGACATTCATTATACAGGAGCGACCTTTTCTCAGCTGGCAAGCCTAACCACAGTATCCTTATTTTGTGAACAGTTCATAAAGTACGAGTGTCAAGGTTCACTTTTTCATGATTGGCAGAACCAAACTCGCAACTGGTGGGTGTCACGTGATTCTATAGATATGGCTTATTGGGGGGGAGCAGCACCTGATAGTGATAAGTGCGCATGCGGGATGAAAGGCACGTGTGCAAAAAGGAGTGATCGTTGTAACTGTGACAAGAATGACCATAAATGGCGTGAGGACAGTGGTCTCCTCAATGAGAAGGCACATCTGCCAGTAAAACAGTTGCGGTTTGGTGATGTCAGTGTTCATAACGGGTTTGACGAGGTGGGCTACCATACTTTGGGAAAGTTTAAGTGTTACGGACTCgcctga
- the LOC131776825 gene encoding contactin-associated protein-like 2, whose product MLHSKILLWSTTGDECCIILFEELISNKVINGHTIRSKEVPDEGSCRMMCYMEPNCVSISLRLAQGGKYKCELNNATVDESKLTFLQEADAYYLAIENPCSSSPCLNKGTCQVGFTSRGFRCFCVHGFVGENCNVLPKSCSHLKELHRGAKSGLYLIDPDSEGELLPYKVMCDMTDKNGVGVTVMNHDSENRTLVKGCEDAGCYLRNINYTGASLFQLKSLIAVSLHCEQFVKYECYHSRMEGFAWWVSRDSMNMTYWGGAKPCGNRLRCACRVKKTCTRAGYRCNCDANDRQWREDSGILSDKTDLPVKQLRFGDTRQNYERGYHTLGKLKCYGTA is encoded by the exons ATGCTGCATAGTAAAATTTTATTGTGGTCCACAACAGGTGACGAATGCTGCATTATCCTGTTCGAGGAACTGATATCAAATAAGGTAATTAACGGTCACACGATCAGGAGTAAGGAGGTACCTGATGAAGGGAGCTGCCGTATGATGTGCTATATGGAGCCTAACTGTGTGTCCATCAGTTTGAGACTCGCGCAAGGCGGAAAATACAAATGtgagttgaataacgccacagTTGATGAAAGTAAACTGACCTTCCTTCAGGAAGCGGATGCTTACTACCTGGCTATTGAG AATCCCTGTAGTAGCAGTCCTTGTTTAAATAAAGGAACTTGTCAAGTTGGTTTCACCAGCAGAGGATTTCGATGTTTCTGTGTTCACGGATTTGTTGGAGAAAACTGCAATG TGCTACCAAAATCCTGCAGCCATTTAAAAGAGCTCCATCGTGGAGCAAAAAGTGGACTATACTTGATTGATCCAGACAGTGAAGGTGAATTGCTGCCTTATAAGGTCATGTGTGACATGACTGACAAAAACGGAGTTGGCGTGACTGTCATGAATCACGACAGCGAAAACAGAACACTGGTGAAAGGATGCGAAGATGCAGGCTGTTACTTGCGCAACATTAACTATACAGGAGCGAGCCTCTTTCAGCTTAAAAGTCTGATTGCTGTTTCCCTTCACTGCGAGCAGTTCGTTAAGTACGAGTGCTACCATTCTAGAATGGAGGGGTTCGCCTGGTGGGTATCACGTGATTCGATGAACATGACCTACTGGGGAGGTGCAAAACCGTGTGGTAATAGATTAAGGTGCGCATGCAGGGTGAAAAAGACATGTACAAGAGCAGGGTATCGTTGCAACTGTGATGCGAATGATCGACAATGGCGTGAAGACAGTGGTATCCTCTCTGACAAGACCGATCTGCCAGTCAAGCAGCTAAGGTTTGGCGATACACGTCAAAATTACGAGCGTGGCTACCATACCTTAGGAAAGCTGAAGTGCTATGGAACTGCTTAA